One stretch of Daphnia pulicaria isolate SC F1-1A chromosome 6, SC_F0-13Bv2, whole genome shotgun sequence DNA includes these proteins:
- the LOC124342169 gene encoding major facilitator superfamily domain-containing protein 10-like, whose translation MEIVKKKMQEIHFSQNALKKMAIDREYKGVTDQINNEVNRACIPGGLHKLFPDNNLALMIQSGAKGSSVNAMQISCLLGQIDLEGKRPPLMISGRLFIEIGQQPCILDLPCTLGSAIVIPCLTAMTAAYGRPDQKGAVFGNLRSLEELARAFCPLLSSFVCVVFGVGTYYCIGAVGLIIPFVLLRQSPLQT comes from the exons ATGGAGattgtgaagaagaaaatgcaagagaTACATTTCAGCCAAAATGCCCTTAAAAAAATGGCCATCGACAGAGAATACAAGGGTGTTACTGATCAAATTAACAACGAAGTTAACag GGCCTGCATTCCTGGAGGATTGCATAAACTGTTTCCGGATAACAACTTGGCGTTGATGATTCAGTCAGGTGCCAAAGGATCTAGCGTTAACGCTATGCAAATTTCTTGCCTCTTAGGCCAAATTGATTTGGAAGGAAAACGGCCCCCTCTGATGATATCAGGGCGACTGTTTATTGAAATAGGGCAACAGCCTTGTATTTTGGACTTGCCTTGTACTCTTG GATCAGCCATCGTAATTCCTTGTCTAACAGCAATGACCGCTGCCTATGGACGACCCGATCAGAAGGGAGCAGTTTTTGGTAACCTAAGATCATTGGAAGAGCTCGCTCGTGCCTTCTGCCCTTTACTGTCTTCATttg tatgtgttGTGTTCGGAGTCGGGACATACTACTGCATTGGAGCTGTTGGTCTAATAATTCCGTTCGTTTTACTGCGTCAGTCGCCGTTGCAAACGTAA
- the LOC124342168 gene encoding DNA-directed RNA polymerase I subunit RPA1-like, whose translation MKKGGKIRTLFKPKIVHRHLKTGDIMLLNRLPTLHKPSMMAHKARVLMGEKTLRLHYANCKADFDGDEMNAHFPQGEVARSEGYNIAAVPHQYLVPKNGTPLSGLIQDHMIARVKLTMRGQFFNRTDYQQLVFADLGGREYDGKTKLLSPTILKPVALWSGKQILSTVIINLTPKGKKLDSSHGLAGSKHGFYSQD comes from the exons ATGAAGAAAGGCGGCAAAATTCGTACTTTATTCAAACCGAAAATTGTGCATCGTCATTTGAAAACGGGCGATATAATGCTTCTTAATCGCCTGCCCACTCTGCACAAGCCCAGTATGATGGCTCATAAAGCCAGG gtgCTTATGGGGGAGAAGACCTTGCGGCTGCACTACGCAAATTGCAAAGCTGATTTTGATGGTGACGAAATGAATGCACATTTTCCTCAGGGCGAAGTAGCTCGTTCTGAGGGATACAACATCG CGGCTGTGCCGCATCAGTATCTCGTGCCCAAAAATGGAACTCCTCTAAGTGGGCTGATCCAGGATCACATGATCGCAAGAGTGAAACTCACGATGCGCGGGCAATTCTTTAACCG AACCGACTACCAGCAGCTAGTTTTTGCTGACTTGGGCGGACGAGAGTATGATGGTAAAACTAAACTTTTGTCTCCCACGATACTGAAGCCGGTCGCCCTGTGGTCGGGCAAACAAATATTGTCCACCGTTATCATCAATCTGACCCCCAAAGGCAAAAAGTTGGATTCCAGCCATGGATTAGCGGGATCTAAACATGGATTCTACAGCCAAGATTAG